One window of the Archangium primigenium genome contains the following:
- a CDS encoding serine/threonine-protein kinase PknK, protein MDHDKTAPSSLPAGVLAPDTLIQGRFTLGELAGRGGMGHVYRARDGVSGLPVALKVLHSPISPEVVYRFNREAVLLESLHHPGIVAHVAHGTTERGQPFLCMEWVEGEELSRRLARQPLSLPETLALLRRAAEALAHAHQRGIVHRDIKPSNLLLRGGRPEDVVVLDFGLARHTEPTLVGVTGTHTVVGTPGYMSPEQASSQSEIPPAADIFSLGCVLYECLTGKPPFSAPHFAAALAKILFADPEPLHSVRPGLPVGLQVLIDRMLAKDPRRRMPDADRLLEALNALEAVPELLLPRAEPQAAPIRLPDAEQRLVSVLLISLRGLEAEDKTALRGEGAAVLDSLRTTLWPQGTRVELLADGSLVATLAPDRGTATDQAALAARCALTFKERWPEASVVLVTGLGVLNERLPVGAAMDRVGLLLSKVQRMPGPAQVVLDEVTAGLLGPGFQLSRIDASMYLLHAERLSTDESRPLMGKPTPCVGREQELALLDFTLSASIEDQQARVVLVMAPPGVGKSRLRHEFLRRLERRAEPVQVMLGLGDPLSAGASVSLLGQALRRWCGLPEGANLEARRTRLYQRVSAHLPEALAQDTVEFLGELCAIPFPDEYSPRLRAARSDPRLMSAQLGPALVAFLKAECTHQPVLLVLEDLHWSDALTVRLIEESVRELADQPFMVLALARPEVKEVFPGLWSRHVQEVVLKGLSRKACTGLVREVLGPQVSAALVQRAVEQSDGNALLLEELIRTMAEGHGVAVPGTVLAVLQTRLLRMHPEVRHVLLAASVFGHTFWFHGLKELLGTPPDALTLQVRQLVEEEVIVQQSTSRFASTDEYHFRHALVRDAAYALVADSHRVSAHRLAALWLEQMGETDALVLAAHHQSGKQPERAAHFHLLAAEQLFERHDLVGALRCVEAGLEHGVGGHLGVRLRALHSVVLTSMDQLPRAMEIGGPVLDELEPGSPLWCRLAAGLVTGHLFLGHQAQLNRVSQELLWATPHPEAMATYVEACAYLGGTALWTGMRQWIELPLARIQSVAAAVMEKDPVVRGWALNFRSQYLHYFEPSPWQGYQLSEGAQRSFLSVGMQNQASVGLAQMGVSLAALGDVPGALELLREAEGMARSMENRLLTTFVHYALLRTLTLRADPQDCEEIRARVGEWLGGADADPFRRGLEHLVLSRVALIQGLYAEAEDHARQSCDALRMVLTFRLDARASLCQALLSRGASAEALQVATEGVRELKETKLQGAYAVAMHLALVEAHFALEDTASGERALRETLDLVHLRAADIPEPRARERFLRQVPENARTLQLAHARWGSPPSAVG, encoded by the coding sequence ATGGACCACGACAAGACAGCGCCCTCCTCACTGCCTGCCGGAGTCCTCGCCCCGGACACCCTCATCCAAGGCCGCTTCACCCTGGGCGAGCTCGCCGGCCGTGGTGGCATGGGCCATGTCTACCGGGCCCGCGACGGCGTGTCCGGGCTGCCTGTCGCCCTCAAGGTGTTGCACTCGCCCATCTCCCCGGAGGTGGTCTACCGCTTCAACCGCGAGGCCGTGCTGCTCGAGTCCCTGCACCACCCGGGCATCGTCGCCCACGTGGCCCACGGCACCACCGAGCGCGGCCAGCCCTTCCTGTGCATGGAGTGGGTGGAGGGCGAGGAGTTGTCGCGCCGCCTCGCGCGCCAGCCCCTGTCGCTGCCCGAGACGCTCGCCCTGCTGCGCCGCGCCGCCGAGGCCCTGGCCCACGCGCACCAGCGCGGCATCGTCCACCGGGACATCAAACCCTCCAACCTGCTGCTGCGCGGCGGCCGGCCCGAGGACGTGGTGGTGCTCGACTTCGGCCTGGCCCGTCACACCGAGCCCACCCTGGTGGGCGTCACCGGCACCCACACCGTGGTGGGCACCCCGGGCTACATGTCCCCGGAGCAGGCCTCCAGTCAGTCGGAGATTCCTCCCGCCGCCGACATCTTCTCGCTGGGCTGCGTGCTCTACGAGTGCCTCACCGGCAAGCCTCCCTTCTCCGCGCCCCACTTCGCCGCCGCCCTGGCCAAAATCCTCTTCGCCGACCCGGAGCCCCTGCACTCCGTGCGGCCGGGACTGCCCGTCGGGCTGCAAGTCCTCATCGACCGGATGCTCGCCAAGGACCCCCGCCGCCGCATGCCCGACGCGGACCGGCTCCTGGAGGCCCTGAATGCCCTGGAGGCCGTGCCCGAGTTGCTGCTGCCCCGCGCCGAGCCCCAGGCGGCCCCCATCCGTCTGCCGGACGCCGAGCAGCGGCTCGTCAGCGTGCTGCTCATCTCCCTGCGCGGCCTGGAGGCCGAGGACAAGACGGCCCTGCGGGGCGAGGGCGCCGCGGTGCTCGACTCCCTGCGCACCACGCTCTGGCCCCAAGGCACGCGCGTGGAGTTGCTCGCCGACGGCTCGCTGGTGGCCACGCTCGCCCCCGACCGTGGCACCGCCACCGACCAGGCGGCCCTGGCCGCGCGCTGCGCCCTGACGTTCAAGGAGCGCTGGCCCGAGGCCTCGGTGGTGTTGGTGACGGGCCTGGGCGTGCTCAACGAGCGGCTGCCCGTGGGCGCCGCCATGGACCGCGTGGGCTTGCTGTTGAGCAAGGTGCAGCGCATGCCCGGCCCGGCCCAGGTGGTGCTCGACGAGGTGACGGCGGGACTGCTCGGCCCGGGCTTCCAGCTCTCCCGCATCGACGCCAGCATGTACCTGCTGCATGCCGAGCGGTTGAGTACGGACGAGTCTCGTCCCCTCATGGGAAAGCCCACGCCGTGCGTGGGCCGCGAGCAGGAACTGGCCCTGCTGGACTTCACGCTCTCGGCCAGCATCGAGGATCAGCAAGCGCGGGTGGTGTTGGTGATGGCACCGCCGGGCGTGGGCAAGTCACGGTTGCGCCACGAGTTCCTGCGCCGGCTGGAGCGGCGAGCCGAGCCCGTGCAGGTGATGCTCGGCTTGGGTGACCCCCTGAGCGCGGGCGCCTCCGTCAGCCTGCTCGGCCAGGCCCTGCGGCGTTGGTGTGGTTTGCCCGAGGGCGCCAACCTGGAGGCACGTCGCACGCGGCTCTATCAGCGGGTGAGCGCGCATCTGCCGGAAGCGTTGGCCCAGGACACGGTGGAGTTCCTCGGGGAGCTGTGCGCCATCCCCTTCCCCGACGAGTACAGCCCGCGCCTGCGCGCCGCCCGGAGCGATCCCCGGCTCATGAGCGCCCAGCTCGGTCCCGCCCTGGTCGCGTTCCTCAAGGCCGAGTGCACCCACCAACCGGTGCTGCTCGTGCTGGAAGACCTCCACTGGAGTGACGCCCTCACGGTGCGACTGATCGAGGAGTCCGTTCGAGAGCTAGCGGACCAGCCCTTCATGGTACTGGCGCTGGCGCGGCCCGAGGTGAAGGAGGTGTTCCCCGGGCTGTGGTCGCGGCACGTGCAGGAGGTGGTGCTCAAGGGCCTGAGCCGCAAGGCGTGCACGGGCCTGGTGCGCGAGGTGCTCGGACCCCAGGTGTCCGCCGCCCTCGTGCAGCGCGCCGTGGAGCAGTCCGACGGCAACGCGCTGCTGCTGGAGGAGCTCATCCGCACCATGGCCGAGGGTCACGGGGTGGCCGTGCCCGGTACGGTGCTGGCGGTGCTCCAGACGCGTCTGTTGCGCATGCACCCCGAGGTGCGCCACGTGCTGCTGGCCGCCAGCGTCTTCGGCCACACCTTCTGGTTCCACGGCTTGAAGGAGCTGCTGGGGACGCCGCCCGACGCGCTGACGCTCCAGGTGCGTCAACTCGTGGAGGAAGAGGTCATCGTCCAACAGTCCACCAGCCGCTTCGCCTCCACGGACGAGTACCACTTCCGCCATGCCCTGGTGCGCGACGCGGCCTATGCACTCGTCGCCGACAGCCACCGGGTGTCCGCCCACCGGCTCGCCGCCCTGTGGCTGGAGCAGATGGGCGAAACGGATGCCTTGGTGCTCGCCGCTCACCACCAGAGTGGCAAGCAGCCCGAGCGCGCCGCCCACTTCCACCTGCTCGCGGCCGAGCAACTCTTCGAGCGCCATGACCTGGTGGGCGCCCTTCGCTGCGTGGAGGCCGGCCTGGAGCACGGTGTGGGCGGACACCTCGGGGTGCGGCTGCGGGCCCTGCACTCCGTGGTGCTCACCTCGATGGATCAGCTTCCCCGGGCGATGGAGATCGGAGGCCCGGTGCTGGACGAGCTCGAACCGGGCAGTCCCCTGTGGTGCCGACTGGCGGCGGGCCTTGTCACGGGCCACCTCTTCCTAGGCCATCAGGCGCAACTGAACCGGGTGAGCCAGGAGTTGCTCTGGGCCACCCCCCACCCCGAGGCCATGGCCACCTATGTCGAGGCCTGCGCCTATCTGGGCGGCACGGCGCTCTGGACGGGGATGCGGCAGTGGATCGAGCTGCCCCTGGCGCGCATCCAGAGCGTGGCCGCGGCGGTGATGGAGAAGGACCCGGTGGTGCGCGGTTGGGCCCTGAACTTCCGCAGCCAGTACCTCCACTACTTCGAGCCCAGTCCCTGGCAGGGATACCAACTCTCCGAGGGGGCCCAGCGGAGCTTCCTGAGCGTGGGCATGCAGAATCAGGCCAGCGTGGGGCTCGCGCAGATGGGCGTGAGTCTGGCCGCGCTGGGGGATGTCCCGGGCGCCCTCGAGTTGCTGCGCGAGGCGGAGGGGATGGCCCGGAGCATGGAGAACCGGCTGCTCACCACCTTCGTGCACTACGCGCTGCTGAGGACCCTCACCTTGCGCGCCGATCCTCAGGACTGCGAGGAGATCCGGGCGCGGGTGGGCGAATGGCTGGGCGGCGCGGACGCCGATCCCTTCCGACGGGGACTGGAGCACCTGGTGCTCTCGCGGGTGGCGCTCATCCAGGGGCTGTACGCCGAGGCCGAGGACCACGCGCGGCAGTCCTGCGACGCCTTGCGCATGGTCCTCACCTTCCGGCTCGATGCCCGCGCGTCCCTCTGTCAGGCCTTGCTCTCGCGAGGCGCGAGCGCGGAAGCGCTCCAGGTCGCGACCGAGGGCGTGCGGGAGTTGAAGGAGACCAAGCTTCAGGGCGCCTACGCGGTGGCCATGCACCTGGCGCTCGTGGAGGCCCACTTCGCCCTGGAAGACACCGCGTCGGGGGAGCGAGCCCTGCGCGAGACCCTGGACCTCGTCCACTTGCGCGCCGCCGACATCCCCGAGCCCCGGGCCCGCGAGCGCTTCTTGCGCCAGGTGCCCGAGAATGCACGTACCCTGCAACTGGCCCACGCCCGTTGGGGAAGTCCCCCCTCCGCCGTGGGGTGA